The sequence GGGGACGGCCCGCAGCCGGTCACCGCGGGCGAGGAGAACGGGGACCTCGTCCTCGACAACGGCCTCGTACGGGTGCGGATCGACCGGGCCGAAGGGCTCGTGCGCTCGGTACGGGACCTGGGCGCGGACCGCGAGACGCTCGCCCCGGACGAGCCGGGCAACCTGCTGCAACTGCACCACGACGACCCCACGCTGTGGAGCGCGTGGAACCTCGACGCGTCCTACCGCAACACCGTCCGCGACCTCACCGCGGCCGAGTCGGTCGAGCTGGTCGAGCCGGGACCGCTGCTCGCCCGGGTGCGCGTGACGCGCGCCTTCGGAGCGTCCCGGCTCGTCCAGGACCTCGAACTGACGGCCGGGGCACGGCGGTTGGTGGTCCGTACGGATATCGACTGGCAGGAGCGGGACGCCGTGCTGAAGGCGGCGTGGCCGCTCGACGTGCACGCCGGGCACGAGAGCGCGGAGGTGCAGTTCGGGCACGTCCAGCGGCCCACGCACGAGAACACGAGCTGGGACGCGGCCCGCTTCGAGGTGTGGCAGCACCGGTGGGTGCACGTCGGCGAGCACGGTTTCGGCGCGGCACTGCTCACGGACTCGACGTACGGGCACGACGTGCGGCGGCACACGCGCGCGGACGGCGGTACGACGACGACGCTGCGGCTCTCCCTCCTGCGCGCCCCGCACAGCCCGGACCCCGAGGCGGACCGGGGGCGGCACGCCTTCGCGTACGCGCTGGAGGCGGGGACCGGCATCGGGGGCGCGGCGGCCGGGGGATACGCGCTCAACCTGCCCCTGCGGGTCGTGCCGGGCGGTGCGGGCGCTCCGCTCGTGACCGTCTCGCACCCGGACGTGCTCGTGGAGGCGGTGAAGCTCGCGGACGACCGTTCGGGGGACGTCGTCGTGCGGCTCTACGAGTCGCGGGGCGGTGCGGTGCGGGCCTCGCTCGGGGCGGGGTTCGCGGTGGGCTCGGCGGCGGTGACGGATCTGCTGGAGGAGCCGGTGTCGGAGCTGGAGGTCGTGGAGGGACGGGTCGCGCTGGCGCTGCGGCCGTTCCAGATCCTGACGGTGCGGCTGCGCCGGAGCTGACGGGCGGATGACGAGGGGGGCGGCCGGTGCACCGGCCGCCCCCTCCGTCATTCCCCGGGCTCCGGCGGGAACTCGTTCGGCGGTGACTCCAGGTCCTCCAGCTCGATCCCCGGGGCGGCGAGGACGACGTCCCCGGCCACGTGCACGTCGTGCCGCTCCCCCGTCTCCAGGTCGCTGACCTGGTACGAGTCCACGCGCAGGAGTCCGTTGTCGGTGGCGTGTGCTTGGGTGTCCGTCAGTTGCCAGGACTGGTCGGCCGTCCTGGTGGCGAGTACCGGTGCGCTGAAGGAGACCAGCCGGATGCGGGTGGGGGGAGATTGCGGGGTGAGGCGGAGGAGCCGGGCGGTGGCGACGTAGAAGGCGGGGGACGTGCCGCCGAAGGCGTGGGCGCGCGCGTTGCCCTCGGTGGCGTGGTTCCCCTCCGGGTCCGACCTGACCCAGGTGAGCCCTTCGAGTGCGCCGCCGCGGACCTGCCAGCCGCCCGCGCGCAGTTCGAGTCGCAGGGGACGCCCGCGCGAGTCGAGCGTGAGGTCGACGGAACCGGCGTCCGGCTCGCCCACGGGGGTGGTGAGCCGGGCGACGTACCGCCAGCCGGAGGGTCCCGGCGCGCACTGGAAGTGCTCCTCGGCGAGGAGGCGGCCGTCGTGCGGGTCGTGGAGGGAGTAGCGGCCTCGGGGCATCGGGGGGTGTCCTGGGGTGGGTGCTCGGGGGAAGCGGGGGAAGCGGGACGGCCCGGAAGCGCGGGGGCTTCCGGGCCGTCCTCACCTGCTCCGGCGGGCGTGATTCCGCGCCCGCGGGGGCTCAGTAGCGGTAGTGGTCCGACTTGTACGGACCCTCGACCTGTACCCCGATGTACTCGGCCTGCTCCGGGCGGAGCGTCGTGAGCTTGACGCCGAGCGCGGCGAGGTGGAGGCGGGCGACCTTCTCGTCGAGCGCCTTCGGCAGCACGTAGACGCCGACGGGGTACTCCTCCGGCTTCGTGAACAGCTCGATCTGCGCGATCGTCTGGTCGGCGAAGCTGTTGGACATGACGAAGGAGGGGTGACCGGTCGCGTTGCCGAGGTTGAGCAGGCGGCCCTCGGAGAGCACGATGATCTTCTTGCCGTCGGGGAAGGTCCAGGTGTGGACCTGCGGCTTGACCTCGTCCTTGACGATGCCGGGGATCTTCGCGAGACCGGCCATGTCGATCTCGTTGTCGAAGTGGCCGATGTTCCCGACGATGGCCTGGTGCTTCATCCTGGCCATGTCGCTCGCCATGATGATGTCCTTGTTGCCGGTCGTCGTGACGAAGATGTCGCCCTTGTCGACGACGTCGTCCAGCGTCGTCACCTGGTAGCCGTCCATCGCGGCCTGGAGGGCGCAGATGGGGTCGATCTCGGTGATGATGACGCGGGCGCCCTGGCCGCGCAGCGACTCGGCGCAGCCCTTGCCGACGTCGCCGTAGCCGCAGACGACGGCGGTCTTGCCACCGATGAGGACGTCGGTGGCGCGGTTGATGCCGTCGATGAGGGAGTGGCGGCAGCCGTACTTGTTGTCGAACTTCGACTTCGTCACGGCGTCGTTCACGTTCATCGCCGGGAAGAGCAGCGAGCCGTCGCGCTGCATCTCGTAGAGGCGGTGCACGCCGGTGGTGGTCTCCTCGGTCACGCCGCGGATCTCCGAGGCCAGCTTGGTCCACTTCCGGGAGCCGGCGGAGATGGTGCGGGTGAGCAGTTCGAGGATGACGCGGTGCTCGTCGTTCTCGGCCTCGGTGGCCGGGTCGGGGACCTTGCCGTCCTTCTCGTAGGCGACGCCCTGGTGCACGAGGAGGGTGGCGTCACCGCCGTCGTCGAGGATCATGTTCGGGCCGCCCGTGGGGGCGTCGGCCCAGGTGAGCGCCTGCTCGGTGCACCACCAGTACTCCTCCAGGCTCTCGCCCTTCCAGGCGTAGACCGGGACGCCCTGGGGGTTGTCCGGGGTGCCGTCCGGGCCGACCGCGATGGCGGCGGCGGCGTGGTCCTGGGTGGAGAAGATGTTGCAGGAGGCCCAGCGGACCCGGGCGCCGAGGGCGGTCAGGGTCTCGATGAGGACGGCGGTCTGCACCGTCATGTGCAGGGAGCCGGTGATGCGGGCGCCCTTGAGCGGCTGCGTCTCGGCGTACTCGGCGCGCAGCGCCATGAGGCCGGGCATCTCGTGCTCGGCGAGGGTGATCTCCTTGCGGCCGAAATCGGCGAGGGAGAGGTCGGCGACCTTGAAGTCCTGCGGTGTGGTGGCGGACGTCATGCTGTGCTGCTCCTCGGGTCGGGGCGCGTGTACGGGTGTGCTGGCCGCGCGGGAGCGGGTCCGGGGCGCTCCGGACCGGCCAGTACGCCCGTACGCGTACGTACGGGGGCGCGCGCTCGTCCGCGGACGAGGCGTGCCGGGCCGGACGCGGACACACGTGTCCCGTCCCCTTGCGCGGCGCAGTCCGTCGGAGGCCCTCTCTCCCTCGGCCGGTCCCCTCGCGGAGGCCGCCCGACCGCCATCAGCAGCGACGTCTGGCTGTCCCCCAAGCTACCAGCCCTGCCCGGAGGAGACAGGGGGCCCGGGAGGACGGTGTCCTTCCCGGGCCCCCGCGTGGCGCGCTGCCGTGACGGTCAGTGATCCTCGGCCGGGTGGGGGACGGGACCGCCCGGGGTGGCCTCCGGCTGCGGGCCCGCGGCGGCCTCCGCCTCGGTGAAGATGTCCGGCTCCAGGTAGATCACGCGGGCGATCGCGACGGCCTCGCGGACGCGGGACTCGGCGCCGTCGATGGCCTCGGTGATCTCCGTGCCCGTCGCGTCGGGACGCACCGCGATCTTCGCGGCGACGAGAAGTTCCTCCGGGCCGAGGTGGAGCGTGCGCATGTGGATGACGCCGGTGACGAGGGTGCCGTCGACGAGCGAGGCGGAGATGGTCTCCTCGATCTGCGGGTTCGCGGCCTCGCCGACGAGGAGCGACTTCGTCTCGGCGGCGAGGACGAGCGCGATGAGGATGAGCAGGACGCCGATGCAGAGCGTGCCGATGCCGTCCCAGACGCCGTCGCCGGTCGCGAGCGAGAGGCCGACGCCGCCGAGGGCGAGGACGAGACCGATGAGCGCGCCGAAGTCCTCCAGGAGGACGACGGGCAGTTCGGGGGCCTTCGCCCGGCGGATGTACTCGACCCACGACATCGTGCCGCGCGTCGTGTTCGACTCCTTCACGGCGGTGCGGAAGGACAGGCCCTCCGCGATGATCGCGAAGACGAGGACCCCGACGGGCCAGTACCAGTGCTCCAGCTCGTGCGGGTGCTTGATCTTCTCGTAGCCCTCGTACAGCGCGAACATGCCGCCGACCGAGAACAGGACGATGGAGACGAGGAAGGCGTAGAGGAAGCGCTCGCGGCCGTAGCCGAAGGGGTGCTGCGGCGTGGCGGCGCGCTCGGAGCGCTTCTTGCCGAGGAGGAGCAGTGCCTGGTTGCCGGAGTCGGCGACGGAGTGGACGCCCTCGGCGAGCATCGACGAGGAACCGCTGAAGGCGAAGGCCACGAATTTCGACACGGCGATGGCGAGGTTGGCGGAGAGCGCCGCCACGATCGCCTTGGTGCCGCCTGACGCACTCATCTCTGCTCGTCTCCCCTGTGGGTCGTCTGGGTCGTCGGTGTCGGCCGGTGTTCCCGGGACGCGTCATTCTCCCGTACGGGGGACGGGTGCCCCGGCGCGGGCGGCGGAATCCGCGCCGGGGCGAGGTGAGGGCCGGGCGGGGCCTCCCGGTTCAGACCCGTACGCCCGCGCGGAACAGCGTGCCCTCGCCGTGCGCGGTGACGCGTTCGCCCGCCGGGACGAAGACCGCTTCCCCGGGGCTCAGCGTCTCGTCGCCCGCCGTGACCCGCCCCGCCGTGCACAGCAGGACCTGCGGGCCGGGCGAGGTGAGGTCGGGGGTGGTGGCGTCGGGGACGAGCACATAGCGCGAGAGGCGGAACTCGTCGATGGGGGTCGCGTAGACCTCCTCGCCGTCCGGGGCGGCCTCGGGGCGCTGGACGCCGGGGTCGGTCGCGGCGAAGCGGACGACGCGCAGGAGTTCGGGGACGTCGACGTGCTTGGGGGTGAGGCCGCAGCGCAGCACGTTGTCCGAGTTGGCCATGATCTCGACGCCGAGGCCGTGGAGGTAGGCGTGCGGGACTCCGGCGCCGAGGTAGAGGGCCTGGCCCGGCTGGAGGCGGACGGAGTTGAGGAGCATCGCGGCGAGGACGCCCGGGTCGCCGGGGTAGTCGCGGGCGACGCGGGCGTAGGGCTCGTACGGGCCGCCGAGGCGTTCGCAGGCGAGCGCGGTCTCCTCCACGGTCGCGGCCATGGCGCGCGGCTCGGCGGTGAGGATCGCGGTGAGGACCTCGCGCAGCGCGGCCTCCTCGGGGTGGGCGCGCAGCAGGTCCACGTACGGCTTGAGGCTGTCGACGTCGAGCCCGGCGAGCAGCGCGGCAGCGGCGGTCGGCTCGCGGAAACCGCACAGGCCGTCGAAGGGCGTGAGCGCGCAGATCAGTTCGGGCTTGTGGTTGGCGTCCTTGTAGTTGCGCTCGGGGGCGTCGATCGGGACGCCGCGCCGCTCCTCCTCGGCGAAACCGGCCTCGGCCTGCGCGCGGTCGGGGTGGACCTGGAGCGAGAGCGGCGATCCGGCGGCGAGGACCTTGAGGAGGAAGGGGAGGCGCGGGCCGAACTTCTCCGCGGCGGGGGCGCCGAGTTCGCGTGCGGGGTCGGCGTCGACGACGGCCGAGAGGGCCACGCTGCCGTGCCCGCGGTCGAGGTGCGAGGGGGCCCCGGGGTGCGCGCCGATCCACATCTCGGCCTGCGGTTCGCCGCTGGGCTCGACGCCCAGCAGCTCGGGAATGGCGGTGAGCGAGCCCCAGGCGTAGGGGCGGATGGTGTTGCTGAGGCGATCCATGGTTCCTTCAACGGGCGGGCGGACGGGTGGAGGTCGGCGGCCGGGATCGAGCGTACGGGGCGGGCGGGGCGGGGCGCCGTCCCCCGTCGCGGGTCGGGCGGCCTCCGGCTAGCCCTGCCCCGCCAGGGACAGGTACGCCGCCGTGTACTCGGTGAGGGCGAGGAGTTCGGCCAGGACGTCGAGGTCCTGGCCCTCGGGGAGGGCGAGTTCGGTGAGGGGGACGCGGTGGGCGTGGGCGAGCTCGCGGACGGCGGGGGCCGCGGTGAGGCCGTCCGCGGTGCGGGTGCGGAGCAGGACGACGCGGGGGCGCGGGCCCGAGGTGTCCTCAACGCGGTCGCGGAAGAAGTCGTCCATGCCGTCGTCCCCGCTGTCCGTCTCGGCGGGGCGGCTGAGCAGCGCCGCGTGCGCGGTCAGGGCCTCGGGGAGCGCGGCGGTGAGCGCGGCGCGGCCCGCGCGGGCGGCGAGGAGCCGTACGAGGCGGCGCGCGACGGCGTCCGAGGCGGGGCCCTCGGTCCACAGGAGCGGCAGCGACTCGTCGAGTTCGACGGCGAGGGACTTGGCCGGGTTGGCGCCGGTCGGGGTGACGGGCCCGCAGCGCTCGGCGGTCGCGTCGAGGCGGTCGGCGAGGCGCTGGACCGCCTCCTCGTCGGCGTCGACGAGGCCCGTACGGTCCAGGAGGCCGAGCAGCGGGACGAGGAAGGGCCAGGGCGAGACCGTCCGTTCCCCCTCGGGCGGGGTCGCGAGCGGGAGCGGGAGGCCGCGCGAGCCGTCGACGATCTCGCCGAGCGCGCTGCGGCGCGGGAGGACCGCGACGACGGTGAGGCCGCGCCGGTACGCCTGCTCGGCGAGGAGGCGCAGGCCGGGCTCGGAGCCGTCGGGCGTGGCGATGAGGAGCAGGTCGACGGGGCCGGCCCAGCCGGGGAGCGCCCAGCGCAGCGCGCCGGATGCGGCGGCGACGCCGGTGGGGGCGAGACGGATCACGGGGCAGCCGCCGGCGGCGAGCGCGCTCGTCACGTCGGCGGCGGTCTCGGCGGCCGGGCCCGAGGTCGCGAGCAGGATCGAGCGGGGCCGTCCCTCGGGCTTGAGCGAGGTGAGCCCGGCCTCGGCGGCGAGCCGCTGGGCGGTACGGACCAGGGCTCCGGCCGACGCGGCGGCGGGCAGCAGTCCGTACGGGTCCGCGTGCGCGAGTGCGGCGGGGTCGTCGAGCAGGAGGTCGTCGAGCATGGCGTCTCCCTGGCGGGGCGGCGGGGGGCGGGTCGGGCCGGGTGCCTGGGCCTCGCGCTCACCGGGGCGGGACCGCGGGGCTCCGCCCCGGACCCCGGTCCTCGAACGCCCCCGGCCTTCGGCCGGGAGGTGTCCCCGGGCGCGCTGGATTCGGGGCCGGTCCGGGGTGCGTTTCTCGCGGTGGTGGCGGGACCTGTCGCGCCCGGTTCGTCACTCCGGCTTGCGGGCCTCGTCGACGAGGAGGACCGGGATGTTGTCACGGACCGGGTAGATCAGGCCGCAGTCGGCGCCGGTGCAGACGAGTTCCTCGGCGTCCTCCGTCGTGCGCTCCTTCAGCGGGGAGTGGCAGGCGGGGCAGGCGAGGATCTCCAGGAGGCCGGATTCGAGGGGCATGCGGGGTCCTTCCGCGGGCGGTGACGGGTACGGGGCCAGCCTAGCCCGCCCCTGGTCGGGGCGGACGGGGCGCGTGCGGCGGGAACCGGGGTGTCAGGGGCGGGGTGTCACGGGACCCGTACGAGTCCGAGGACCTCGTCCCGCACCTTCGTCATCGTCCCCGCGTCCCGTGCCTCCACGTTGAGCCGCAGCAGGGGCTCCGTGTTGGAGGGGCGGAGGTTGAACCACCAGTCGGCGGCGGTGACGGTGAGGCCGTCGAGGGTGTCGATCGTGACGTCGGGGGACGCGAAGGCGCGGCGGACGCGGTCGGTCGCCGCGGCCTGGTCGTCCACCGTCGAGTTGACCTCGCCCGAGCCCACGTACCTGTCGTACTGCGCGACGAGTTCCGAGAGCGGTCCTGGCTGTTCGCCGAGCGCGGCGAGGACGTGGAGCGCGGCGAGCATCCCCGTGTCGGCGTTCCAGAAGTCGCGGAAGTAGTAGTGCGCCGAGTGCTCGCCGCCGAAGATCGCGCCGCTGCGTGCCATCTCGGCCTTGATGAAGGAGTGCCCGACGCGGGTGCGCACCGGGGTGCCGCCGTGCTCGCGGACGACCTCGGGGACGGACCAGGAGGTGATGAGGTTGTGGATCACCGTGCCCTCGCCGCCGTTGCGCGCGAGTTCGCGGGCGGCGACGAGCGCGGTGATCGCGGAGGGCGGGACCGGCTCGCCGCGCTCGTCGACGACGAAGCAGCGGTCGGCGTCGCCGTCGAAGGCGAGCCCGAGGTCGGCGCGTTCGGCCCGTACGCGGTCCTGGAGGTCCACGAGGTTGGCCGGGTCGAGCGGATTGGCCTCGTGATGGGGGAAGGTGCCGTCCAGCTCGAAGTACATCGGCACGAGGTCGAGCGGCAGGCCCGCGAGGACGGTGGGGACGGTGTGGCCGCCCATGCCGTTGCCCGCGTCCACGACGACCTTGAGCGGGCGGATGCCGCCGAGGTCGACGAGGGTGCGCAGGTGGCGCGCGTAGTCGCCGAGCGTGTCGCGCGTGGAGAGGGTGCCGGTACGGGCCACGGGGGCCGGGGCGCCCTCCTCGATCCAGCTCTCGACGAGCGCGCGGACGTCGGCGAGCCCGGTGTCCTGCCCGACGGGGGCGGCGCCCGCGCGGCACAGCTTGATGCCGTTGTATTGGGCGGGGTTGTGCGAGGCGGTGAACATCGCGCCGGGCAGGTGGAGCGCGCCCGAGGCGTAGTAGAGCTGGTCGGTCGAGCAGAGCCCGATCGCGGTGACGGAGGCGCCGCGCCCGCGCGCGCCCGCGCCGAAGGCGGCGGCGAGCCCAGGGGACGTGGCCCGCATGTCGTGCCCGACGACGAGCGCCTCGGCGCCCGTCACCTCGGCGAAGGCGGCGCCGAACAGCTCGGCGAGGTGTTCGTCCCACTGCTCGGGGACGGTCCCGCGAATGTCGTACGCCTTCACGATCTGCGACAGATCGGCCACAGCCTGCCTCCCGGTTGCCTGGCTCCCGATTGCTGATCCGCGTCCACCGTCCACCGGTCCCCCGGGCGGGTACGCGGTCGCTCCGGTACGCCCCACAACCTACCCGGCCACGCCCCCGCCCCATGGCCACGGACGGCTCCCGCCCGCTCCGCCACAACCTTTCGCGGCGCGCGCGGGTCTCGGAAGCGGTGACGCCGCTCACGGGCCGTCACCCGCCAGGGGGAGGTACGGGGAGAGAGCCCGGCGGGACGTGCCCGCGCGCCGCGACACCCGTCCCGACCGCGTCCGTTCCCTCCAGGAAGGCTGAGCCGTGCTCGCCCTGCTGCTCGTGCTGTTCGTGCCGCTCGCCGCTCTCACGCTGTGCGGGGTGGTGGTCGCCGTGCTGGTCAAGGCCGTCTCGCTCGCGCTCCCGGGGGGCCGCCCGCGCGGGCGGCGCGAGCTGACGGCCTGGTCGGCGCGGGTGCTCGCGCTCGCGGCGGTCTCCGTCTACGTCATCGGCGCGGGCCTCGTCCAGCTCGACGACCACGAGAGCCGCTCGGGGGCCGATTCCTCGCCCGCCCCGGCCTGCCGTGACGTCGACCCGGCGACGGTCGCGGGCCTGCGGGACTCCCGCGCCTCGTACCTGCCGCTCGGCTTCACCTGCCTCCGCGAGGACGGCTCGACGTACGCGGGCGAGCCCGTCCTGCGCTGGTTCAACGGCATCGGGCTCGGGGGTGTGGCGGGGGCGGTGCTCCTGGGCGCGGCGGCTGCGGGCGCCTCGCGCGGGCGTCCGGTCGGGGACGGCGCTCCCGACGAGCCGGCTCAGGAGGAGCGGCCCGGGGCGGCGGGGGCGCGGTAGGGGGCCCGGCGGCTCAGTTCTCCGGGGAGCGCAGGATGCGGAGGTGGCCCCGGCGGGCGACCTCCATGGGGTCCGCCGCGCGGGGGGCCTCGCGTTCGGCGGGGCGGTCCTGGGGGCGGGCGGCCTCGCGGACCGCGTTGGCGAGCGCTTCGAGGTCGTCGCCGGACGGGCGCGGGGGCGCGGAGGCGTCGGCGAGGCGGACGACCTCCCAGCCGCGCGGCGCGGTGAGCCGTTCCGAGTGCTCGGCGCACAGGTCGTAACAGTGCGGTTCGGCGTACGTGGCGAGGGGCCCGAGGACGGCCGTCGAGTCGGCGTAGACGTACGTCAGCGTGGCGACGGCAGGGCTGCCGCACGCGGTGCGAGAACAACGACGTACAGGGCTCACGGTCCTGGACGGTACCGCACTCTTGAACGGGCCGCGACGACGCCCACCAGCCGGTACGCGCCGTGTCGTGGCCGGAAACCGCCGGTGCGGCCCAAGCCGGGCAGACGGACGGAAACCCCCTTCAGGCCCTCGCCGGTATCCGTTTGAGTCGGCTCGGGGGCAGACCGGTCCTCGTATGTCCGCCGAAGTCGGTACGGGTCGGACAGCGCGGGGCGCGGGGGCGGCGAGACGGTGGGCGGAGCCCCGACGGCGGGCGCGTCTGAAAAGCCGTCACCTGGGTGTCCGGAAAGCGTCGCCGAATACGCCTGTCGCATACGTGTCCCGCATGTGTCGGGGCGGTCGCGGAGGACGCGCGAGGGGCGGGGCGGGGCAGCGGGGCGCGCCCGTACGGTCCCGGGCGCCGGTCCCGTACGGTCGCGGGCGCCGGCCGCGTGCGGTCGCGGCGGCGGTCCCCGTACGACGTCCCCCGCGCCTCCGTGCCCGCCCGGTCCGTCTCCCGTACGCATCCCGCCCGGTCACCGCGCCCGCACGGAGCGTGCCGCCGCATCCCCTCGACGGGCCCCGGGGACTACCCTTCACAAGTGATGGACAGCTCTTTTCCGCCCTCGCCCGCCTCCCGGGGCCCGCGCCGCCGTGATCGCCACGGGCGGGGGATGCGCGGTCCCGTCGCGCCGCCCCAGGTGCCGATCTCGGCGAGCAGGGCGGAGAGCTTCGCCGACCTCGTGCAGGACTCGGTGGACCGTCTCGAACGGCGCTGGCCCCAGCTCGCCGACGTCGACTTCATGGTCCTTGACGTGCCCGGCGGGGGTGCGCCCGCCGACGCCTGGCAGGACGAATCCGTCCCGCTCGGCACGGCGGTGGGCGCGAAGGACGGCCGTCCCCCGGTCGTCGTCGTCTACCGCCGCCCGGTCGAGATCCGCAGCAAGGGCCGCGAGGAGCGTGCCCTGCTCGTGCACGAGGTCGTGGTCGAGCAGGTCGCCGAGCTTCTCGGCCTCACCCCGGAATCGGTGGACCCGAGGTACGGGGAGGAGTGAGGACCCCGCGCGGGCCGCTTCGCGCCCCGCGCAGGCCGCTCCCCCGGCACCCCCGCTCCCCCGGGCCCGGCACTCCCCGGTCGCCTCAGTCCTCCGTCACCCGCAGGTCCTCCACGGTGCGCGGGACGCGCACCGTGCCCTTGTCGTCCTCCAGGGGCTGGATGGTGAAGAGGGACGCGCCCGAGTCGGACTTCGCGGTGAGCTGACGGCTCGCGTACACGGGGCCGCCGCCCTTCTCGGGGGCGAGCGTCAGGGACCACTCGCCCTTCGTGCCCTTGCCCGGCTCGACGTCGAACGCCTGCGAGGTGCCCTTCGGGACGCTGTACGTCTTCGTGACCGGGGCGCCGCCCTTCGTGCCCGCCGAGATCGTGACCCCGACCTTCGCCGCCGCTTCGGGCGCCGCCAGGGTCAGGCGCACGCTCTTGCCCGTGTTGCCCGTGACCGAGGCGCGTTCGCCGACCGGGGACGTCGCGGGGATGAACGCCGTCTCCTGGTCCGCGCCCTTGCCGCGCGTGACTTCGAGCGCGGCGACGACCGGGGTCGCCGACTTGGGGTCCTCGGGGCTCAGCACGAGGCTGCCCGGTTCGCCGTGCGTGATGTCGTCGAGGTCGAGCGACCCGGTCATCCCGGACTTGACGAGAAGGCTCTCGTGACCGGCCGGGACGATCATGCTGCCCTTCTGCGCGAACTGCACCTTCAGGTCCGCGTCGTCGGCCCCCGGGGCGAAGGCGACGAGGCGGATCTTCGTGGCGTCGCCCGGGATGCCGGGGAGCACGAGCCGCGCGGCCGGGTCGGTCGCGGGGACGAGCCAGTCGCCGCCCGCGCCCTGCGTGCTCGCGTCCGTGGCGGCGAAGATCCGCCCCGTCGTCGCGGTGACGTGCGCGGTGAGGTCCCTCTCGGGCGAGCCGCTGAGCGTCGAGAGCAGGACGGGCACGGTGGAGAGCGGCGGGATCTGGATGCCCTCGCCGACCTCCGACTTCAGCTCGCCCTTCGGCCCGTACAGCGCGATGTCCACGACTGCGGCGGTGTCGTCGGGGTTGGTCAGGTGCACGTAGTCGGAGCGGTCCTTCGCCGTGCTCACGCCCGGCAGCCAGAAGTCCGTGTCGGGCGCGCCGCAGGAGATCCCGCGCAGGGCGCGGTCGGCGCCCGCGTCGACCAGGGTCGTCTGCTGCACGGTCCACCCCGGCGCGAGCGGCCCGCTCGCCTCGCCGACGAGCGAGGGCGTCTTCGAGGAGTCGGGCTCCTCGCTCACCGGGGTGCCCTGCTTGCGCGCCGTGAGCAGCGGCTTGCCCGCCTTCGGGGCCTGCTCCGCGTTCTTGCCGTCGCGCACCTCGGTGGGCGAGGGCCGCAGCACGGCCTCGCCGCTGCCGTTCGTGCCGCTCGTCGTCGGCGAGAAGGAGGTGTACGTCGTCTCGGCGAGCGCGGAGTCCCCCGGCGCGGGGCACAGCAGGCTGGAGCGCTGGACGGGCTGCGCGGCGGCCCGCGCGGGCCGCTCCCCCGCACCGGGGTCGGGGGCCGTCGCGGCGGCGACCCCGGTGAGGACGGCGAGCGCGGCGACGGCGCCGAGCAGGGACATCGTGCTGCGGTTCACTGGTCGCTCCCGTGCTCGCGCCCGTCACGGCCCCGCTGCTGACCGTAGGGACCGTTCTCGTCCTCGTAAGGCTGTTGCTGGTACGGGGACCGCGGCGGGTACGGGGTGTCGTAGCCGCCGTCCTGCCCGTAGCCGTCGCCGTCCCGCCTGTAGCCGTCGCCGTCCTGCCCGTAGCCCTCGCCGTCCCGCGCGGGCGGGTACCCGTAGCCCTGGTCCTGATAGGGCGGGAGCTGCCCGGTGGCGGGACCGTTCGGGTCGTACGGCGGGACCTGCCCCGTGTCCGGACCGTTCGGGTCGTACGGCGGGATCTGCCCCGTGTCCGAACCGTTCGGGTCGTACGGCGGGACCTGGCCGGTGTCCGGACCGTTCGCGTCATAGGGCGGAACCTGCCCCGTGTCCGGGCCGTTCGGGTCGTACGGCGGGATCTGCCCCGTGTCGGGGTCGTACGGGGCCGCGCCCTCGGTCCCGTAGCCGCCGCCGTCGTACCCGGTCCCGTTCGCGTAGGTGTCGTAGCCGCCGCCCGAGCCGTACCCGTACGGGTCGTACTCGGCCGTGCTCGCGTAAGCGGGGACGGCGGCCGGGTCGGGGGCGGCGCCCCGCTCCTCCTGGCCCTCGGCCTCCGCCGCCGCGCGCAGGCGGCGGGCGCGGCGGCCCTCGCCGTCGACGGCCTGCGCGGGGACCGCGATCTCCTCCTCCGGCAGGTCGTCGTCGATGTCGCGGCGGCGGCCCGGGAGGGCGAGGACGATCAGGACGAGGCCGAGCAGGCCCTGCGCGCCGACCCACAGGGTGCGCGTGAAGGGCTGGTCGTACGTG comes from Streptomyces sp. Tu6071 and encodes:
- the ahcY gene encoding adenosylhomocysteinase; the protein is MTSATTPQDFKVADLSLADFGRKEITLAEHEMPGLMALRAEYAETQPLKGARITGSLHMTVQTAVLIETLTALGARVRWASCNIFSTQDHAAAAIAVGPDGTPDNPQGVPVYAWKGESLEEYWWCTEQALTWADAPTGGPNMILDDGGDATLLVHQGVAYEKDGKVPDPATEAENDEHRVILELLTRTISAGSRKWTKLASEIRGVTEETTTGVHRLYEMQRDGSLLFPAMNVNDAVTKSKFDNKYGCRHSLIDGINRATDVLIGGKTAVVCGYGDVGKGCAESLRGQGARVIITEIDPICALQAAMDGYQVTTLDDVVDKGDIFVTTTGNKDIIMASDMARMKHQAIVGNIGHFDNEIDMAGLAKIPGIVKDEVKPQVHTWTFPDGKKIIVLSEGRLLNLGNATGHPSFVMSNSFADQTIAQIELFTKPEEYPVGVYVLPKALDEKVARLHLAALGVKLTTLRPEQAEYIGVQVEGPYKSDHYRY
- a CDS encoding cation diffusion facilitator family transporter; the encoded protein is MSASGGTKAIVAALSANLAIAVSKFVAFAFSGSSSMLAEGVHSVADSGNQALLLLGKKRSERAATPQHPFGYGRERFLYAFLVSIVLFSVGGMFALYEGYEKIKHPHELEHWYWPVGVLVFAIIAEGLSFRTAVKESNTTRGTMSWVEYIRRAKAPELPVVLLEDFGALIGLVLALGGVGLSLATGDGVWDGIGTLCIGVLLILIALVLAAETKSLLVGEAANPQIEETISASLVDGTLVTGVIHMRTLHLGPEELLVAAKIAVRPDATGTEITEAIDGAESRVREAVAIARVIYLEPDIFTEAEAAAGPQPEATPGGPVPHPAEDH
- the manA gene encoding mannose-6-phosphate isomerase, class I, yielding MDRLSNTIRPYAWGSLTAIPELLGVEPSGEPQAEMWIGAHPGAPSHLDRGHGSVALSAVVDADPARELGAPAAEKFGPRLPFLLKVLAAGSPLSLQVHPDRAQAEAGFAEEERRGVPIDAPERNYKDANHKPELICALTPFDGLCGFREPTAAAALLAGLDVDSLKPYVDLLRAHPEEAALREVLTAILTAEPRAMAATVEETALACERLGGPYEPYARVARDYPGDPGVLAAMLLNSVRLQPGQALYLGAGVPHAYLHGLGVEIMANSDNVLRCGLTPKHVDVPELLRVVRFAATDPGVQRPEAAPDGEEVYATPIDEFRLSRYVLVPDATTPDLTSPGPQVLLCTAGRVTAGDETLSPGEAVFVPAGERVTAHGEGTLFRAGVRV
- a CDS encoding SIS domain-containing protein — protein: MLDDLLLDDPAALAHADPYGLLPAAASAGALVRTAQRLAAEAGLTSLKPEGRPRSILLATSGPAAETAADVTSALAAGGCPVIRLAPTGVAAASGALRWALPGWAGPVDLLLIATPDGSEPGLRLLAEQAYRRGLTVVAVLPRRSALGEIVDGSRGLPLPLATPPEGERTVSPWPFLVPLLGLLDRTGLVDADEEAVQRLADRLDATAERCGPVTPTGANPAKSLAVELDESLPLLWTEGPASDAVARRLVRLLAARAGRAALTAALPEALTAHAALLSRPAETDSGDDGMDDFFRDRVEDTSGPRPRVVLLRTRTADGLTAAPAVRELAHAHRVPLTELALPEGQDLDVLAELLALTEYTAAYLSLAGQG
- a CDS encoding Trm112 family protein, coding for MPLESGLLEILACPACHSPLKERTTEDAEELVCTGADCGLIYPVRDNIPVLLVDEARKPE
- a CDS encoding phosphomannomutase/phosphoglucomutase → MADLSQIVKAYDIRGTVPEQWDEHLAELFGAAFAEVTGAEALVVGHDMRATSPGLAAAFGAGARGRGASVTAIGLCSTDQLYYASGALHLPGAMFTASHNPAQYNGIKLCRAGAAPVGQDTGLADVRALVESWIEEGAPAPVARTGTLSTRDTLGDYARHLRTLVDLGGIRPLKVVVDAGNGMGGHTVPTVLAGLPLDLVPMYFELDGTFPHHEANPLDPANLVDLQDRVRAERADLGLAFDGDADRCFVVDERGEPVPPSAITALVAARELARNGGEGTVIHNLITSWSVPEVVREHGGTPVRTRVGHSFIKAEMARSGAIFGGEHSAHYYFRDFWNADTGMLAALHVLAALGEQPGPLSELVAQYDRYVGSGEVNSTVDDQAAATDRVRRAFASPDVTIDTLDGLTVTAADWWFNLRPSNTEPLLRLNVEARDAGTMTKVRDEVLGLVRVP